A single genomic interval of Barnesiella intestinihominis YIT 11860 harbors:
- a CDS encoding radical SAM protein, with amino-acid sequence MQTVLFHEIIFGPIHSRRLGISLGVNLLPVDGKLCSFDCVYCECGYNAQGVGKSGLPSSDRVEEELKSRLQSMHEAGEKLDVITFAGNGEPTLHPEFEKIIDTTLYLRDHYYPEAKISVLSNATRIHDESVFRALNRVDNNILKLDSLRPETVVLIDNPNDPHFDVNKVVDNLKRFSGNVIIQTMFLRGWHDGKRIDNTVEEELKPWLETLQRISPRSVMVYTIDRKTPEESLEKVSREELEQIADRARALGFEVSVSA; translated from the coding sequence ATGCAGACAGTATTGTTTCACGAAATCATATTCGGTCCCATACACAGTCGTCGGTTGGGAATATCGCTGGGTGTCAACCTGCTCCCGGTGGACGGTAAGTTGTGTTCATTCGATTGTGTGTATTGCGAATGCGGTTATAATGCGCAAGGAGTGGGGAAGAGCGGATTGCCTTCGTCCGATAGAGTAGAGGAGGAGTTAAAATCTCGTTTACAATCCATGCACGAGGCAGGGGAAAAGCTCGATGTGATAACTTTTGCCGGGAACGGAGAACCTACTCTACACCCTGAATTCGAGAAAATCATAGATACTACGCTTTATCTTCGGGATCACTATTATCCCGAAGCCAAGATAAGTGTACTATCCAACGCTACCCGCATTCACGACGAATCGGTGTTCAGGGCATTGAATAGGGTAGATAATAATATACTTAAACTCGATTCGCTTCGTCCCGAAACAGTCGTGTTGATAGATAATCCGAACGATCCGCATTTCGATGTGAATAAGGTAGTGGATAATTTAAAACGTTTTTCGGGTAATGTCATTATCCAAACAATGTTTTTGCGAGGGTGGCACGACGGCAAGCGTATTGACAATACGGTCGAGGAGGAGCTGAAACCGTGGTTGGAGACTTTACAGCGCATTTCTCCTCGTTCGGTAATGGTTTATACCATCGATAGGAAAACGCCGGAGGAATCGCTCGAAAAAGTGTCTCGTGAGGAGTTGGAACAGATAGCCGACAGAGCGAGAGCGTTGGGCTTCGAAGTTTCCGTGTCGGCTTGA